Proteins encoded in a region of the Anas acuta chromosome 13, bAnaAcu1.1, whole genome shotgun sequence genome:
- the LOC137863874 gene encoding H(+)/Cl(-) exchange transporter 5 isoform X4, producing the protein MNGTSKMMDFLEEPLPGVGTYEDFNTIDWVREKSRDRDRHREITSRSKESTWALIHSVSDAFSGWLLMLFIGLLAGSLAGLIDISAHWMTDLKEGVCLAGFWFNHEHCCWKSNTTFTDRDKCPEWKSWSQLIIGHGEGAFAYILNYLMYVIWALLFSLLAVLLVKGFAPYACGSGIPEIKTILSGFIIRGYLGKWTLIIKTITLVLAVSSGLSLGKEGPLVHVACCCGNILCHLFTKYRKNEAKRREVLSAAAAAGVSVAFGAPIGGVLFSLEEVSYYFPLKTLWRSFFAALVAAFTLRSINPFGNSRLVLFYVEFHMPWHLLELVPFVLLGIFGGLWGAFFIRSNIAWCRRRKTTKLGKYPVLEVFVVTAITAILAFPNEYTRMSTSELISELFNDCGILDSSKLCEYVNDFNSTKGDDLPDRAAGPGVYTAMWQLALALVMKVFITIFTFGMKVPSGLFIPSMAVGAIAGRLLGVAMEQLAFYHHDWVIFSGWCSQGADCITPGLYAMVGAAACLGGVTRMTVSLVVIMFELTGGLEYIVPLMAAAMTSKWMADAIGREGIYDAHIRLNGYPFLEAKEEFSHKTLAMDVMRPRRNDPPLTVITQDSMTVEDVETIINETTYSGYPVVVSRESQRLVGFVLRRDLIISIENARKKQDGIVSTSIIYFTDHSPPLPPSFPSMLKLRSILDLSPFTVTDQTPMEIVVDIFRKLGLRQCLVTHNGKLLGIITKKDVLKHIAQLANQDPDSILFN; encoded by the exons ATTACCAGCAGAAGCAAGGAGTCAACATGGGCCCTGATACACAGCGTGAGCGATGCTTTTTCTGGCTGGCTGTTAATGCTGTTCATTGGGTTGTTAGCAG gtTCTTTAGCAGGTCTGATAGACATATCTGCCCACTGGATGACAGATTTGAAAGAAGGAGTGTGTTTAGCAGGCTTCTGGTTTAACCACgagcactgctgctggaaatcCAACACAACCTTTACAGACAGAGACAAGTGTCCCGAATGGAAGAGCTGGTCACAGCTTATTATTGGCCATGGAGAG GGGGCTTTTGCATATATTCTCAACTACTTGATGTATGTTATCTGGGCTTTGTTATTCTCCCTTCTCGCTGTGTTACTTGTGAAGGGCTTTGCTCCTTATGCCTGCGGCTCAGGAATTCCAGAG ATCAAAACTATCTTAAGTGGTTTCATCATTAGAGGCTACTTGGGCAAGTGGACGCTGATCATCAAAACCATTACCTTAGTGCTGGCGGTGTCCTCTGGCCTGAGCTTGGGAAAAGAGGGCCCCCTGGTGCACGTtgcctgctgctgtggaaaTATCTTGTGTCATCTCTTCACCAAGTACAGGAAGAACGAAGCCAAGCGCAGAGAG GTTTtatcagcagctgcagctgctggtgtgTCTGTAGCTTTTGGTGCACCGATTGGAGGAGTGCTCTTTAGTCTGGAAGAG gtCAGTTACTATTTTCCTCTCAAGACACTATGGCGTTCCTTCTTTGCTGCTCTGGTGGCTGCGTTTACTTTGCGCTCCATCAATCCTTTTGGGAACAGCCGCCTGGTTCTCTTCTACGTGGAGTTTCACATGCCCTGGCATCTTCTGGAGCTTGTGCCGTTCGTCCTTTTGGGAATATTTGGTGGGCTTTGGGGAGCTTTCTTCATTCGCAGCAACATTGCCTGGTGTAGGCGACGTAAGACAACCAAGCTTGGTAAATACCCGGTGCTGGAGGTGTTTGTAGTGACTGCCATCACAGCCATCCTGGCCTTCCCTAATGAGTATACCAGAATGAGCACCAGTGAGCTGATCTCTGAACTCTTCAATGACTGTGGGATTTTGGACTCTTCCAAGCTCTGTGAGTACGTGAATGACTTCAACAGCACCAAAGGGGATGACCTGCCAGACCGAGCTGCTGGCCCAGGAGTTTACACAGCCATGTGGCAGCTGGCTTTGGCCCTTGTAATGAAAGTCTTCATCACAATCTTCACCTTTGGCATGAAG GTCCCCTCGGGGCTCTTCATCCCAAGCATGGCAGTAGGTGCTATAGCAGGAAGATTGCTAGGAGTAGCAATGGAGCAGCTGGCCTTTTACCACCACGACTGGGTCATCTTCAGTGGCTGGTGCAGCCAAGGAGCTGACTGTATCACTCCAGGCCTATATGCAATGGTTGGGGCTGCAGCATGTCTAG GAGGGGTGACCCGAATGACTGTGTCACTAGTGGTCATTATGTTTGAGCTCACGGGCGGACTGGAATACATAGTTCCTCTGATGGCAGCAGCCATGACCAGCAAGTGGATGGCTGATGCTATCGGGCGGGAAGGCATTTACGATGCCCACATTCGTCTCAATGGCTACCCTTTCTTGGAAGCCAAGGAGGAGTTCTCGCACAAGACACTTGCTATGGACGTCATGAGACCACGGAGGAACGATCCTCCTCTGACTGTCATTACTCAGGACAGCATGACAGTAGAAGATGTTGAGACCATCATCAATGAAACTACGTACAGTGGCTACCCAGTGGTGGTGTCACGGGAGTCCCAAAGACTGGTTGGATTTGTTCTCAGGAGAGACCTCATCATTTCAATCG AAAATGCCCGGAAGAAGCAGGATGGAATTGTGAGCacttcaattatttatttcactgacCACTCTCCTCCACTGCCTCCAAGCTTCCCCTCCATGCTGAAACTCAGGAGCATCCTGGACCTCAGTCCTTTTACAGTGACAGACCAAACACCCATGGAAATTGTCGTGGATATATTTCGCAAGCTTGGATTGCGCCAGTGCCTGGTCACTCATAATgg gaaGCTACTTGGAATCATTACCAAAAAGGATGTACTAAAGCACATTGCACAGCTGGCTAACCAGGACCCAGATTCTATACTCTTCAATTAA
- the LOC137863875 gene encoding tumor necrosis factor ligand superfamily member 10-like: protein MAPQQPRPGPYGLSAAGGGSEALMLGDGPGGDPRWEGGGKRRRRRCCGPLWGSVAVMAIVALQIASTTGLFVYFTMAISKLKAQSQGSLEELRCLQLINQQQEGSNLEELISDQACLKLANTIKAYVAVVTENMAHRSVKEAQKSYFNTSEGQVPPKTPGKPSAHLTLRPQSLALDGISKRFGNLSQSCRHAIARWEDGTIHSHLQNITYRDGRLRVNQAGKYYVYSQIYFRYPSEGASTRLSGPQLVQCINWKTSYSQPILLLKGVGTKCWAPEADYGLHALYQGGLFDLKAGDELFVSVSSLAIDYNDAAASYFGAFRLDL, encoded by the exons ATGGCCCCTCAGCAGCCCCGGCCCGGGCCCTACGGGCTTTCCGCTGCCGGTGGCGGCTCCGAGGCCCTCATGCTGGGGGACGGCCCCGGCGGAGACCCCCgctgggaagggggggggaagcggCGGAGGCGGCGGTGCTGCGGGCCGCTGTGGGGCAGCGTGGCCGTCATGGCCATCGTCGCCCTGCAGATCGCCTCCACCACCGGCCTCTTCGTCTACTTCACCATGGCCATCTCCAAG CTCAAAGCCCAGTCACAAGGGAGCCTGGAGGAGCTGAGGTGCCTGCAGCTCATcaaccagcagcaggagggctccAACCTGGAGGAGCTGATCAGCGACCAGGCTTGCCTCAAGCTGGCCAACACCATCAAAGCCTACGTGGCCGTG GTGACGGAGAACATGGCCCACAGGAGCGTGAAGG AGGCGCAGAAGAGCTACTTCAATACCTCGGAGGGACAGGTTCCTCCCAAAACACCTGGCAAACCCTCAGCACATCTCACCCTCCGCCCGCAGAGCCTGGCCCTGGATG ggATCTCCAAGCGCTTCGGGAACCTCTCCCAGTCCTGCCGCCACGCCATCGCTCGCTGGGAGGACGGCACCATCCACTCCCACCTGCAGAACATCACCTACCGGGACGGCCGGCTGCGGGTCAACCAGGCGGGCAAGTACTACGTCTACTCCCAGATCTACTTTCGCTACCCCAGCGAGGGGGCCAGCACCCGCCTCTCCGGCCCCCAGCTCGTGCAGTGCATCAACTGGAAGACGTCCTACAGCCAGCCCATCCTCCTGCTCAAAGGGGTCGGCACCAAGTGCTGGGCTCCTGAGGCAGACTACGGCCTCCACGCTCTCTACCAGGGGGGACTGTTTGACCTCAAGGCCGGCGATGAGCTCTTTGTCTCGGTCTCCTCGCTGGCTATTGACTACAACGACGCAGCAGCCAGCTATTTCGGGGCCTTCCGGCTCGACCTGTGA
- the LOC137863874 gene encoding H(+)/Cl(-) exchange transporter 5 isoform X5, with product MMTHHSTERWEITSRSKESTWALIHSVSDAFSGWLLMLFIGLLAGSLAGLIDISAHWMTDLKEGVCLAGFWFNHEHCCWKSNTTFTDRDKCPEWKSWSQLIIGHGEGAFAYILNYLMYVIWALLFSLLAVLLVKGFAPYACGSGIPEIKTILSGFIIRGYLGKWTLIIKTITLVLAVSSGLSLGKEGPLVHVACCCGNILCHLFTKYRKNEAKRREVLSAAAAAGVSVAFGAPIGGVLFSLEEVSYYFPLKTLWRSFFAALVAAFTLRSINPFGNSRLVLFYVEFHMPWHLLELVPFVLLGIFGGLWGAFFIRSNIAWCRRRKTTKLGKYPVLEVFVVTAITAILAFPNEYTRMSTSELISELFNDCGILDSSKLCEYVNDFNSTKGDDLPDRAAGPGVYTAMWQLALALVMKVFITIFTFGMKVPSGLFIPSMAVGAIAGRLLGVAMEQLAFYHHDWVIFSGWCSQGADCITPGLYAMVGAAACLGGVTRMTVSLVVIMFELTGGLEYIVPLMAAAMTSKWMADAIGREGIYDAHIRLNGYPFLEAKEEFSHKTLAMDVMRPRRNDPPLTVITQDSMTVEDVETIINETTYSGYPVVVSRESQRLVGFVLRRDLIISIENARKKQDGIVSTSIIYFTDHSPPLPPSFPSMLKLRSILDLSPFTVTDQTPMEIVVDIFRKLGLRQCLVTHNGKLLGIITKKDVLKHIAQLANQDPDSILFN from the exons ATTACCAGCAGAAGCAAGGAGTCAACATGGGCCCTGATACACAGCGTGAGCGATGCTTTTTCTGGCTGGCTGTTAATGCTGTTCATTGGGTTGTTAGCAG gtTCTTTAGCAGGTCTGATAGACATATCTGCCCACTGGATGACAGATTTGAAAGAAGGAGTGTGTTTAGCAGGCTTCTGGTTTAACCACgagcactgctgctggaaatcCAACACAACCTTTACAGACAGAGACAAGTGTCCCGAATGGAAGAGCTGGTCACAGCTTATTATTGGCCATGGAGAG GGGGCTTTTGCATATATTCTCAACTACTTGATGTATGTTATCTGGGCTTTGTTATTCTCCCTTCTCGCTGTGTTACTTGTGAAGGGCTTTGCTCCTTATGCCTGCGGCTCAGGAATTCCAGAG ATCAAAACTATCTTAAGTGGTTTCATCATTAGAGGCTACTTGGGCAAGTGGACGCTGATCATCAAAACCATTACCTTAGTGCTGGCGGTGTCCTCTGGCCTGAGCTTGGGAAAAGAGGGCCCCCTGGTGCACGTtgcctgctgctgtggaaaTATCTTGTGTCATCTCTTCACCAAGTACAGGAAGAACGAAGCCAAGCGCAGAGAG GTTTtatcagcagctgcagctgctggtgtgTCTGTAGCTTTTGGTGCACCGATTGGAGGAGTGCTCTTTAGTCTGGAAGAG gtCAGTTACTATTTTCCTCTCAAGACACTATGGCGTTCCTTCTTTGCTGCTCTGGTGGCTGCGTTTACTTTGCGCTCCATCAATCCTTTTGGGAACAGCCGCCTGGTTCTCTTCTACGTGGAGTTTCACATGCCCTGGCATCTTCTGGAGCTTGTGCCGTTCGTCCTTTTGGGAATATTTGGTGGGCTTTGGGGAGCTTTCTTCATTCGCAGCAACATTGCCTGGTGTAGGCGACGTAAGACAACCAAGCTTGGTAAATACCCGGTGCTGGAGGTGTTTGTAGTGACTGCCATCACAGCCATCCTGGCCTTCCCTAATGAGTATACCAGAATGAGCACCAGTGAGCTGATCTCTGAACTCTTCAATGACTGTGGGATTTTGGACTCTTCCAAGCTCTGTGAGTACGTGAATGACTTCAACAGCACCAAAGGGGATGACCTGCCAGACCGAGCTGCTGGCCCAGGAGTTTACACAGCCATGTGGCAGCTGGCTTTGGCCCTTGTAATGAAAGTCTTCATCACAATCTTCACCTTTGGCATGAAG GTCCCCTCGGGGCTCTTCATCCCAAGCATGGCAGTAGGTGCTATAGCAGGAAGATTGCTAGGAGTAGCAATGGAGCAGCTGGCCTTTTACCACCACGACTGGGTCATCTTCAGTGGCTGGTGCAGCCAAGGAGCTGACTGTATCACTCCAGGCCTATATGCAATGGTTGGGGCTGCAGCATGTCTAG GAGGGGTGACCCGAATGACTGTGTCACTAGTGGTCATTATGTTTGAGCTCACGGGCGGACTGGAATACATAGTTCCTCTGATGGCAGCAGCCATGACCAGCAAGTGGATGGCTGATGCTATCGGGCGGGAAGGCATTTACGATGCCCACATTCGTCTCAATGGCTACCCTTTCTTGGAAGCCAAGGAGGAGTTCTCGCACAAGACACTTGCTATGGACGTCATGAGACCACGGAGGAACGATCCTCCTCTGACTGTCATTACTCAGGACAGCATGACAGTAGAAGATGTTGAGACCATCATCAATGAAACTACGTACAGTGGCTACCCAGTGGTGGTGTCACGGGAGTCCCAAAGACTGGTTGGATTTGTTCTCAGGAGAGACCTCATCATTTCAATCG AAAATGCCCGGAAGAAGCAGGATGGAATTGTGAGCacttcaattatttatttcactgacCACTCTCCTCCACTGCCTCCAAGCTTCCCCTCCATGCTGAAACTCAGGAGCATCCTGGACCTCAGTCCTTTTACAGTGACAGACCAAACACCCATGGAAATTGTCGTGGATATATTTCGCAAGCTTGGATTGCGCCAGTGCCTGGTCACTCATAATgg gaaGCTACTTGGAATCATTACCAAAAAGGATGTACTAAAGCACATTGCACAGCTGGCTAACCAGGACCCAGATTCTATACTCTTCAATTAA
- the LOC137863874 gene encoding H(+)/Cl(-) exchange transporter 5 isoform X6, whose translation MLFIGLLAGSLAGLIDISAHWMTDLKEGVCLAGFWFNHEHCCWKSNTTFTDRDKCPEWKSWSQLIIGHGEGAFAYILNYLMYVIWALLFSLLAVLLVKGFAPYACGSGIPEIKTILSGFIIRGYLGKWTLIIKTITLVLAVSSGLSLGKEGPLVHVACCCGNILCHLFTKYRKNEAKRREVLSAAAAAGVSVAFGAPIGGVLFSLEEVSYYFPLKTLWRSFFAALVAAFTLRSINPFGNSRLVLFYVEFHMPWHLLELVPFVLLGIFGGLWGAFFIRSNIAWCRRRKTTKLGKYPVLEVFVVTAITAILAFPNEYTRMSTSELISELFNDCGILDSSKLCEYVNDFNSTKGDDLPDRAAGPGVYTAMWQLALALVMKVFITIFTFGMKVPSGLFIPSMAVGAIAGRLLGVAMEQLAFYHHDWVIFSGWCSQGADCITPGLYAMVGAAACLGGVTRMTVSLVVIMFELTGGLEYIVPLMAAAMTSKWMADAIGREGIYDAHIRLNGYPFLEAKEEFSHKTLAMDVMRPRRNDPPLTVITQDSMTVEDVETIINETTYSGYPVVVSRESQRLVGFVLRRDLIISIENARKKQDGIVSTSIIYFTDHSPPLPPSFPSMLKLRSILDLSPFTVTDQTPMEIVVDIFRKLGLRQCLVTHNGKLLGIITKKDVLKHIAQLANQDPDSILFN comes from the exons ATGCTGTTCATTGGGTTGTTAGCAG gtTCTTTAGCAGGTCTGATAGACATATCTGCCCACTGGATGACAGATTTGAAAGAAGGAGTGTGTTTAGCAGGCTTCTGGTTTAACCACgagcactgctgctggaaatcCAACACAACCTTTACAGACAGAGACAAGTGTCCCGAATGGAAGAGCTGGTCACAGCTTATTATTGGCCATGGAGAG GGGGCTTTTGCATATATTCTCAACTACTTGATGTATGTTATCTGGGCTTTGTTATTCTCCCTTCTCGCTGTGTTACTTGTGAAGGGCTTTGCTCCTTATGCCTGCGGCTCAGGAATTCCAGAG ATCAAAACTATCTTAAGTGGTTTCATCATTAGAGGCTACTTGGGCAAGTGGACGCTGATCATCAAAACCATTACCTTAGTGCTGGCGGTGTCCTCTGGCCTGAGCTTGGGAAAAGAGGGCCCCCTGGTGCACGTtgcctgctgctgtggaaaTATCTTGTGTCATCTCTTCACCAAGTACAGGAAGAACGAAGCCAAGCGCAGAGAG GTTTtatcagcagctgcagctgctggtgtgTCTGTAGCTTTTGGTGCACCGATTGGAGGAGTGCTCTTTAGTCTGGAAGAG gtCAGTTACTATTTTCCTCTCAAGACACTATGGCGTTCCTTCTTTGCTGCTCTGGTGGCTGCGTTTACTTTGCGCTCCATCAATCCTTTTGGGAACAGCCGCCTGGTTCTCTTCTACGTGGAGTTTCACATGCCCTGGCATCTTCTGGAGCTTGTGCCGTTCGTCCTTTTGGGAATATTTGGTGGGCTTTGGGGAGCTTTCTTCATTCGCAGCAACATTGCCTGGTGTAGGCGACGTAAGACAACCAAGCTTGGTAAATACCCGGTGCTGGAGGTGTTTGTAGTGACTGCCATCACAGCCATCCTGGCCTTCCCTAATGAGTATACCAGAATGAGCACCAGTGAGCTGATCTCTGAACTCTTCAATGACTGTGGGATTTTGGACTCTTCCAAGCTCTGTGAGTACGTGAATGACTTCAACAGCACCAAAGGGGATGACCTGCCAGACCGAGCTGCTGGCCCAGGAGTTTACACAGCCATGTGGCAGCTGGCTTTGGCCCTTGTAATGAAAGTCTTCATCACAATCTTCACCTTTGGCATGAAG GTCCCCTCGGGGCTCTTCATCCCAAGCATGGCAGTAGGTGCTATAGCAGGAAGATTGCTAGGAGTAGCAATGGAGCAGCTGGCCTTTTACCACCACGACTGGGTCATCTTCAGTGGCTGGTGCAGCCAAGGAGCTGACTGTATCACTCCAGGCCTATATGCAATGGTTGGGGCTGCAGCATGTCTAG GAGGGGTGACCCGAATGACTGTGTCACTAGTGGTCATTATGTTTGAGCTCACGGGCGGACTGGAATACATAGTTCCTCTGATGGCAGCAGCCATGACCAGCAAGTGGATGGCTGATGCTATCGGGCGGGAAGGCATTTACGATGCCCACATTCGTCTCAATGGCTACCCTTTCTTGGAAGCCAAGGAGGAGTTCTCGCACAAGACACTTGCTATGGACGTCATGAGACCACGGAGGAACGATCCTCCTCTGACTGTCATTACTCAGGACAGCATGACAGTAGAAGATGTTGAGACCATCATCAATGAAACTACGTACAGTGGCTACCCAGTGGTGGTGTCACGGGAGTCCCAAAGACTGGTTGGATTTGTTCTCAGGAGAGACCTCATCATTTCAATCG AAAATGCCCGGAAGAAGCAGGATGGAATTGTGAGCacttcaattatttatttcactgacCACTCTCCTCCACTGCCTCCAAGCTTCCCCTCCATGCTGAAACTCAGGAGCATCCTGGACCTCAGTCCTTTTACAGTGACAGACCAAACACCCATGGAAATTGTCGTGGATATATTTCGCAAGCTTGGATTGCGCCAGTGCCTGGTCACTCATAATgg gaaGCTACTTGGAATCATTACCAAAAAGGATGTACTAAAGCACATTGCACAGCTGGCTAACCAGGACCCAGATTCTATACTCTTCAATTAA